The Leucoraja erinacea ecotype New England chromosome 19, Leri_hhj_1, whole genome shotgun sequence genome has a segment encoding these proteins:
- the LOC129706529 gene encoding uncharacterized protein LOC129706529, translating to MSGMLKKRQILQRAHPVDEKLGNPYFNNEQVQHPHHESGNPYPEVVLYHDYADVKQSYTQHYPEKSAQSFTKNEKAKESGSYPEGPHYMMELLPDQETGPERNHELEQGEQGELPPPPSDVMLSSFPEVVPQINAEEDLPELKTMSSSMGISRIAPDMEPTHNPKLGQPMAAEVGSLASKESPHAFPKVAPAPKVPNPSSPEVPPPSTPEVPPPSTPEVPPPSTPEVPPPSPPEVPPPSTPEVPPPSTPEVPPPSTPEVPPPPEVPPPSTPEVPPPSTPEVPPPSTPEVPPPSEVPPPTSPEVPPPSTPEVPPPSTPEVPPPSTPEVPPPSPPEVPPPSPPEVPPPSTPEVPPPSTPEVPPPTSPEVPPSPTVEVQAISLSILPSTPPELTPQTSPNGPHQPSPEEPHPNAANGSPPASAPNNPPPPPPSPEVAPPPSPVPPPSSSIPPQFSAEVPPPSSPDIPPPSPEAPPPPSPVEPPPTSPVESTPPSPEVQPSPEVQPSPEVQPSPTPVESPPPSPEVPPSPTPEVPPTPTPTPVEPPSPTPVEPPPTSPVESPPPSPEVQPSPTPVEPPSPTPVEPPALTPEVPASCTT from the coding sequence ATGTCAGGCATGTTGAAGAAACGGCAGATATTACAGCGAGCGCATCCAGTCGATGAGAAACTCGGCAATCCTTACTTTAACAACGAACAAGTCCAGCACCCACACCATGAGTCGGGAAACCCCTACCCCGAGGTGGTACTCTACCACGATTACGCAGACGTCAAACAAAGCTACACCCAACACTATCCGGAGAAATCAGCTCAAAGTTTCACCAAGAATGAAAAGGCGAAAGAATCTGGTTCGTATCCCGAAGGACCGCATTACATGATGGAATTACTCCCTGATCAGGAAACGGGTCCCGAGAGAAATCATGAGTTGGAACAAGGAGAGCAGGGGGAGTTACCACCTCCTCCTTCTGACGTGATGCTTTCCTCTTTCCCCGAAGTGGTACCTCAGATTAATGCTGAAGAGGACTTGCCTGAGCTGAAGACAATGTCTTCCTCAATGGGAATATCTCGCATTGCTCCCGACATGGAGCCAACACACAACCCTAAACTGGGGCAGCCGATGGCAGCAGAGGTGGGGTCACTGGCATCCAAAGAGTCACCTCATGCCTTCCCCAAGGTGGCACCAGCTCCCAAAGTGCCCAATCCATCCTCGCCTGAAGTCCCACCTCCATCTACACCTGAGGTCCCACCTCCATCTACACCTGAGGTCCCACCTCCATCTACACCTGAGGTCCCACCTCCATCTCCACCTGAGGTCCCACCTCCATCTACACCTGAGGTCCCACCTCCATCTACACCTGAGGTCCCACCTCCATCTACACCTGAGGTCCCACCTCCACCTGAGGTCCCACCTCCATCTACACCTGAGGTCCCACCTCCATCTACACCTGAGGTCCCACCTCCATCTACACCTGAGGTCCCACCTCCATCTGAGGTcccacctccaacctcacctgAGGTCCCACCTCCATCTACACCTGAAGTCCCACCTCCATCTACACCTGAGGTCCCACCTCCATCTACACCTGAGGTCCCACCTCCATCTCCACCTGAAGTCCCACCTCCATCTCCACCTGAGGTCCCACCTCCATCTACACCTGAGGTCCCACCTCCATCTACACCTGAGGTCCCACCTCCAACTTCACCTGAAGTACCTCCTTCACCTACAGTTGAAGTGCAAGCTATATCTCTATCCATTCTACCTTCAACCCCCCCTGAACTAACACCGCAAACATCACCCAATGGACCACACCAACCATCTCCTGAGGAACCACATCCAAATGCAGCCAATGGATCACCACCTGCATCTGCACCTAAcaatccacctccacctccaccttcacCTGAAGTTGCACCTCCACCTTCACCtgtgcctccaccatcttcatcTATACCTCCTCAATTTTCAGCTGAAGTACCCCCTCCATCTTCACCTGACATCCCACCTCCTTCACCTGAAGCCCCACCTCCACCTTCACCTGTGGAGCCTCCTCCAACTTCACCTGTGGAATCTACTCCGCCTTCACCTGAAGTCCAACCTTCACCTGAAGTCCAACCTTCACCTGAAGTCCAACCTTCACCTACACCTGTGGAGTCGCCTCCACCTTCACCTGAAGTCCCACCTTCACCTACACCTGAAGtcccacctacacctacacctacacctgtgGAGCCTCCTTCACCTACACCTGTGGAGCCTCCTCCAACTTCACCCGTGGAATCTCCTCCACCTTCACCTGAAGTCCAACCTTCACCTACACCTGTGGAGCCTCCTTCACCTACACCTGTGGAGCCTCCTGCACTTACACCTGAAGTCCCAGCCTCCTGCACCACCTGA